The proteins below come from a single Novosphingobium aromaticivorans DSM 12444 genomic window:
- a CDS encoding DODA-type extradiol aromatic ring-opening family dioxygenase, with the protein MTGDPSVSRVPTFFLNHGGGPWPWMDGPMRQGYDQLEASLNGLLPSLGQMPKAVLVVSSHWEEAEPRVSSHPNPPMLYDYYGFPEHTYHIRYAAPGNPELAARTVALLREGGFAAEEDAGRGFDHGTFSLMQPIRPEADLPVVQLSVLADFDARRHIAMGRLLAPLRDEGVLVIGSGLSYHNLRALGPAGAVPSARFDQWLRDSLVGVGQAEREAALAQWEQAPAAHQAHPRPEHLVPLMVVAGSAGEDACTVQFHQPDFFGGIAVTSFRFG; encoded by the coding sequence ATGACAGGAGACCCCAGCGTGAGCCGAGTGCCCACATTCTTCCTCAACCACGGCGGCGGACCCTGGCCGTGGATGGATGGCCCGATGCGGCAGGGCTACGATCAGCTCGAGGCCTCGCTCAACGGTCTCCTGCCGTCGCTGGGACAGATGCCGAAGGCGGTTCTCGTCGTCTCCTCGCATTGGGAAGAGGCGGAGCCGCGCGTCTCGTCCCATCCCAATCCGCCGATGCTCTACGATTACTACGGCTTTCCGGAGCATACCTACCACATCCGCTATGCCGCGCCGGGCAACCCTGAACTGGCCGCAAGGACGGTGGCGCTCCTGCGCGAAGGCGGGTTCGCGGCGGAGGAAGATGCTGGGCGGGGTTTCGACCACGGTACCTTTTCCCTCATGCAGCCGATCCGCCCCGAGGCAGACCTGCCGGTGGTGCAGCTTTCGGTGCTGGCAGACTTCGATGCGCGCAGGCACATCGCGATGGGCCGCCTGCTCGCGCCGTTACGCGACGAGGGCGTGCTGGTGATCGGCTCAGGGCTCTCCTACCATAACTTGCGCGCGCTTGGGCCGGCGGGGGCGGTGCCGTCTGCGCGGTTCGATCAATGGTTGCGCGACAGCCTTGTCGGCGTCGGCCAGGCCGAGCGAGAAGCGGCGCTTGCGCAATGGGAACAGGCACCTGCCGCGCACCAGGCCCATCCCCGGCCGGAACACCTTGTGCCGCTGATGGTCGTCGCCGGGTCTGCCGGGGAAGACGCCTGCACCGTCCAGTTTCACCAGCCCGATTTCTTCGGCGGCATCGCGGTCACGAGCTTCCGTTTCGGCTAG
- a CDS encoding glycerate kinase type-2 family protein has translation MNDEQARGIVENVFRAALDAAMAGPAVLRHLPEKPQGRCIVVGAGKASAAMAAAVDAAWPDVALTGVIATRYGHAVEAGRIAVFEAGHPVPDENSVRAARRMLEAVRGLGPDDLVLALVSGGGSASLALPMDGMDLAGKQAVTRALLNSGAPIGEINTVRRHLSGIKGGRLAAAARPARVVTLLISDVPGDDPAAIASGPTLADSSTPADAVAILERHGIPVPQALRNARPAPSPADNGECHLVATPSRALDAAAARGRALGCDVVNLGDALEGEAADLGRELARDALERGRSAAGPLLLLSGGETTVTIGPEGAGEGGRNCEFLLSLAVAFDGASGVFALAADTDGIDGTSDAAGAFVTPSTLARAQALGLDPVAALARHDSYTLFAALGDLVVTGPTHTNVNDFRAVLVG, from the coding sequence ATGAACGACGAGCAGGCACGCGGCATTGTGGAGAACGTATTCCGGGCGGCGCTCGACGCGGCCATGGCAGGGCCCGCCGTGCTGCGCCATCTGCCGGAAAAACCGCAAGGACGGTGCATCGTCGTGGGGGCGGGGAAGGCGAGTGCCGCCATGGCCGCGGCAGTTGACGCCGCCTGGCCCGACGTGGCGCTCACCGGCGTGATCGCGACGCGGTACGGCCACGCAGTGGAAGCAGGGAGGATTGCGGTCTTCGAGGCGGGTCATCCCGTGCCGGATGAAAACTCCGTTCGCGCGGCCCGGAGAATGCTGGAAGCGGTACGCGGGCTAGGCCCCGACGATCTCGTGCTTGCACTTGTATCGGGTGGCGGATCAGCCTCGCTCGCGCTTCCGATGGACGGAATGGATCTTGCCGGGAAGCAGGCGGTGACGCGCGCGTTGCTCAACAGTGGCGCTCCGATCGGCGAGATCAACACCGTTCGGCGCCATCTCTCCGGCATCAAGGGCGGGCGGCTGGCAGCGGCTGCCCGTCCTGCCCGGGTCGTGACGCTGCTCATAAGCGACGTGCCAGGCGACGATCCCGCAGCAATCGCCTCCGGCCCGACGCTGGCCGACAGTTCCACCCCTGCGGATGCCGTCGCCATACTGGAACGCCACGGCATTCCGGTACCCCAGGCACTGCGCAACGCGAGGCCTGCCCCTTCCCCTGCCGACAATGGCGAATGCCACCTTGTCGCGACACCGTCGCGCGCGCTCGACGCAGCAGCAGCGCGAGGGCGGGCACTTGGCTGCGATGTGGTGAACCTGGGCGATGCGCTGGAGGGAGAAGCGGCGGACCTGGGCCGCGAACTCGCGCGTGACGCGCTTGAGCGCGGGCGTAGCGCTGCCGGGCCGCTATTGCTGTTGTCGGGCGGTGAGACGACCGTCACGATCGGCCCTGAAGGCGCCGGCGAAGGCGGACGCAACTGCGAGTTCCTGCTCTCGCTCGCTGTTGCGTTCGACGGGGCCTCCGGTGTCTTCGCCCTTGCGGCAGACACGGACGGGATCGACGGGACCAGCGATGCCGCCGGCGCCTTCGTCACCCCATCCACGCTCGCTCGCGCGCAGGCGCTCGGCCTCGACCCGGTTGCCGCGCTGGCCCGCCACGACAGCTACACGCTCTTTGCCGCACTGGGCGATCTCGTCGTCACCGGCCCCACCCATACCAACGTCAACGACTTTCGCGCCGTTCTGGTTGGCTGA
- a CDS encoding SDR family oxidoreductase has protein sequence MANEDTLNLSDLHTERPSLRDKRAIVTGGTTGIGRAIAVLLASEGVRVFTCGRDEQHLADGLARINEVGQGDGVAVDLARPEGLRRFFSTADAWLGGALDIAVINAAIPAETPMDVEEVELRYQIETDLVSYVLSARESARRMSAGGDIVMIGSMSAVSRGRGSSVYVAAKSGVQGFAAAFRQEMAEKDIKVGLIEPGFTGADFQYPEFPPERQREQINADKMLRAEDIAVATHFMLTQPRRTAVSLMRVETRLKHE, from the coding sequence ATGGCAAACGAAGACACGCTCAACCTTTCAGACCTGCACACCGAACGTCCGAGCCTGAGGGACAAGCGCGCGATCGTCACCGGGGGGACGACCGGTATAGGGCGCGCCATCGCGGTGCTTCTTGCCAGCGAAGGCGTCCGCGTCTTTACCTGCGGGCGCGACGAGCAGCACCTTGCCGATGGCCTCGCGCGCATCAACGAGGTGGGCCAGGGCGATGGCGTGGCGGTCGACCTTGCGAGGCCCGAGGGCCTGCGGCGCTTCTTTTCCACCGCCGACGCCTGGTTGGGTGGAGCCCTCGACATCGCGGTGATCAATGCGGCAATTCCGGCAGAGACGCCGATGGACGTCGAGGAAGTGGAGCTGCGCTACCAGATCGAGACCGACCTCGTCTCATACGTGCTTTCCGCCCGGGAATCCGCAAGGCGGATGAGCGCAGGCGGGGATATCGTGATGATCGGATCGATGTCGGCGGTTTCGCGCGGCAGGGGCAGCTCGGTCTATGTTGCCGCCAAGTCCGGCGTACAGGGCTTCGCCGCCGCGTTCCGGCAGGAGATGGCGGAAAAGGACATCAAGGTGGGCCTGATCGAACCCGGCTTTACCGGCGCCGACTTCCAGTATCCTGAATTTCCGCCGGAAAGGCAGCGCGAACAGATCAACGCCGACAAGATGCTGCGTGCCGAAGACATCGCCGTTGCCACGCACTTCATGCTCACCCAACCACGCCGTACCGCAGTCTCGCTGATGCGCGTCGAAACCCGGCTCAAGCACGAATAG
- a CDS encoding oxygenase MpaB family protein produces MESSYLGTRIDFTSPPGEPALLPPDSVQWRVYKNQIALGIGGIAAVLLEFAEPRIRSGVWDHSTYKVDPIGRSRRTGLVAMLACYGPASTAREVIGMVNRMHGKVVGETPAGEKYRALDPALLDWVAATASYGFLTAYDRFVSPLSQAEKDRFMRDSEAIGREFGARRTPGSISEFMAMMDELEPRFEPHPIIIEFLSIIESGRAAPSIPKFLHRAVARAAVSLLPDWLKDRLGLREAYRLGTLDRIALRLAGRLADRASVPASAPCEASRRLGLPGDFLYLPRDRQAALLRQTSLVTR; encoded by the coding sequence ATGGAAAGCAGTTATCTCGGCACGAGGATCGACTTCACCTCGCCGCCGGGGGAGCCTGCGCTGTTGCCGCCCGATTCCGTGCAGTGGCGTGTCTACAAGAACCAGATCGCCCTTGGCATCGGCGGGATCGCGGCGGTCCTGCTCGAATTTGCCGAGCCGCGCATCCGCAGCGGGGTGTGGGATCATTCCACCTACAAGGTGGACCCCATCGGCAGGTCGCGCCGCACCGGCCTTGTCGCGATGCTCGCCTGCTATGGCCCCGCCAGCACGGCGCGCGAGGTGATCGGCATGGTCAACCGGATGCATGGCAAGGTGGTGGGCGAAACCCCGGCGGGGGAAAAGTACCGCGCGCTCGACCCTGCTCTGCTGGACTGGGTGGCGGCGACCGCATCCTACGGCTTCCTCACCGCCTATGACCGTTTCGTCAGCCCGCTGAGCCAGGCCGAAAAGGACCGCTTCATGCGTGACAGCGAGGCCATCGGGCGAGAGTTCGGCGCGCGGCGCACGCCCGGCTCGATATCCGAGTTCATGGCGATGATGGACGAACTGGAGCCGCGCTTCGAACCACATCCCATCATCATCGAATTCCTTTCGATCATCGAATCCGGCCGCGCCGCGCCGAGCATTCCGAAATTCCTCCACCGCGCCGTGGCGCGCGCGGCGGTATCGCTGCTGCCGGACTGGCTGAAGGACCGGCTGGGCCTGCGCGAAGCCTACCGCCTCGGGACGCTGGACCGCATTGCGCTGAGGCTGGCCGGACGGTTGGCGGACCGGGCGAGCGTACCCGCGTCGGCGCCATGTGAGGCTTCGCGGCGGTTGGGCCTGCCGGGAGACTTCCTCTATCTCCCACGCGATCGGCAGGCCGCACTTCTGCGCCAAACGTCGCTTGTAACACGATGA
- a CDS encoding TonB-dependent receptor — MKGLRTAFLIGTALCAVAARPALADEAEQPQASATPGPEEIIVTAQRRAESLNDVGMAIQAVTADTLQALRVTDVRDLTTVAPSFTVSQSYQGVPTYTLRGIGFNTINLSATSTVGTYVDEVAYAYPIMNTGPVMDLERVEVLKGPQGTLYGRNTTAGLINFITAKPTDTFEGAVSADVGNYRTWNLGGHVSGPLGEGIAARIAVRSEQSDKGWQVSNTRGDRLGKIDKLGVRGAVAIDPSDKTHIDLSVFWWRNRSDTVAGQGIGFTPATDPVTGTSLSHLFNAPGLADYIANNFPTSATQADWAPEASRSADVGTGLGLDGPLRENNRFWGLKLRWDQYIGDTMKFVSLTSYNDFKRDALSDWSGAPFEVLLQNTVGRIKSFAQEVHLEGETDKMNWLVGGYYANDRIIDSNRTMLGQNANVGLIRAVGSTLLGTPFNSNGYTLTEMLQAFRSYEDFGRIRTRTWSLFANADWQFTEQLKLTAGVRYTEDRQRYNGCSRDFNGNMLPNVNVVNRALYFQSYGVLAAPITQGQCNTFDPDSGTFGEVRSVLSENNVAWRVALDWSPNDDTLLYGSVSRGYKSGTTPINAANLARQNAPVTQEKLTAYELGIKASLADRRVQANLSAFYYDYRDKQISTYFADPIYTALSRLDNVPDSEAYGVEAELVVRPVQGLTMTGNALWLKTRINGYNGTNAAGEAQNFDGAEFIYSPHFQGSATIAYDAPVGSGLSATGAVSLRYQSESNTIFEDLALYKINSYATVNASIGLKSESGWSASIWAKNLFDKYYWSAVASNANVVVRFPNPPRTFGVTLGYNF, encoded by the coding sequence ATGAAGGGACTTCGCACGGCATTCCTGATCGGCACGGCGCTATGTGCGGTGGCCGCTCGACCGGCGCTGGCTGACGAGGCGGAGCAGCCTCAGGCGTCGGCCACCCCCGGCCCCGAAGAGATCATCGTGACGGCGCAGCGTCGCGCGGAATCGCTGAACGATGTGGGCATGGCGATCCAGGCGGTCACCGCCGACACGCTCCAGGCACTGCGCGTCACCGACGTGCGCGACCTTACGACCGTCGCCCCGAGCTTTACCGTATCGCAAAGCTACCAGGGCGTGCCGACCTATACCCTGCGCGGCATCGGCTTCAACACGATCAACCTTTCGGCCACCTCCACCGTCGGCACCTATGTCGATGAAGTGGCCTATGCCTATCCGATCATGAACACCGGCCCCGTCATGGACCTCGAGCGGGTGGAAGTACTCAAAGGCCCTCAGGGCACGCTATACGGGCGCAACACAACGGCCGGCCTCATCAACTTCATTACCGCCAAACCGACCGACACGTTCGAAGGCGCGGTCAGCGCGGACGTCGGCAACTACCGCACATGGAACCTGGGCGGGCATGTCTCGGGCCCGCTGGGCGAAGGGATCGCCGCGCGCATCGCGGTACGGTCAGAACAGTCGGACAAGGGCTGGCAGGTGAGCAACACCCGGGGCGACCGCCTGGGCAAGATCGACAAGCTGGGCGTACGCGGCGCGGTCGCCATCGATCCTTCGGACAAGACGCACATCGACCTGTCGGTGTTCTGGTGGCGCAACCGTTCCGACACTGTGGCGGGGCAAGGCATCGGCTTCACCCCGGCAACCGATCCGGTAACCGGGACGAGCCTGTCGCACCTGTTCAACGCTCCCGGCCTTGCCGACTACATCGCCAACAATTTCCCGACCAGCGCGACCCAGGCCGACTGGGCGCCGGAGGCCAGCCGTTCCGCCGATGTCGGCACAGGCCTCGGCCTTGACGGACCCTTGCGCGAGAACAACCGCTTCTGGGGCCTGAAGCTGCGGTGGGACCAGTACATCGGCGACACGATGAAGTTCGTCAGCCTGACCAGCTACAACGATTTCAAGCGCGACGCTCTTTCCGACTGGAGCGGCGCGCCCTTCGAGGTCCTGCTCCAGAACACCGTCGGCCGGATCAAGAGCTTTGCGCAGGAAGTTCACCTCGAAGGCGAGACCGACAAGATGAACTGGCTGGTCGGCGGATACTATGCCAACGACCGGATCATCGATTCCAACCGAACGATGCTGGGCCAGAACGCCAATGTCGGGCTGATCCGCGCGGTTGGGTCTACCCTGCTGGGTACGCCGTTCAACTCGAACGGATACACCCTGACCGAAATGCTCCAGGCGTTCCGCAGTTACGAAGACTTCGGCCGCATTCGCACGCGGACATGGAGCCTGTTCGCCAATGCCGACTGGCAATTCACCGAACAGCTCAAGCTGACCGCAGGCGTCCGCTATACCGAGGACCGCCAGCGCTACAACGGCTGCTCGCGCGACTTCAACGGAAACATGCTGCCCAACGTGAACGTTGTGAACCGGGCGCTCTACTTCCAGTCCTATGGGGTGCTTGCCGCGCCGATCACCCAGGGGCAGTGCAACACCTTCGATCCGGACAGCGGGACCTTCGGCGAAGTCCGCTCGGTCCTTTCGGAGAACAACGTCGCCTGGCGCGTTGCGCTGGACTGGTCGCCCAATGACGACACGCTTCTCTACGGATCGGTCTCGCGCGGGTACAAGTCTGGCACGACGCCGATCAACGCGGCGAACCTTGCCCGCCAGAACGCCCCCGTCACGCAGGAAAAACTGACCGCCTATGAACTGGGCATCAAGGCCAGCCTTGCCGACCGCCGGGTACAGGCGAACCTTTCGGCCTTCTACTACGACTACCGCGACAAGCAGATCAGCACCTACTTTGCCGATCCGATCTACACCGCCCTTTCGCGACTGGACAACGTGCCCGATTCCGAGGCCTATGGCGTAGAGGCCGAACTTGTCGTGCGACCGGTGCAGGGCCTGACGATGACCGGCAACGCGCTGTGGCTCAAGACGCGGATCAACGGCTACAACGGCACCAATGCCGCCGGCGAGGCCCAGAACTTCGATGGCGCGGAATTCATCTACAGCCCGCACTTCCAGGGCAGCGCGACAATTGCCTACGATGCGCCGGTGGGCAGCGGCCTGAGCGCGACCGGGGCGGTGAGCCTGCGCTACCAGTCTGAGTCCAACACGATCTTCGAGGACCTCGCGCTCTACAAGATCAACTCCTATGCCACCGTCAATGCAAGCATCGGCTTGAAGAGCGAAAGCGGCTGGTCGGCTTCGATCTGGGCAAAGAACCTGTTCGACAAGTATTACTGGTCTGCCGTGGCCAGCAACGCCAACGTCGTCGTGCGTTTCCCCAACCCGCCGCGCACGTTCGGCGTGACGCTTGGCTACAACTTCTGA
- a CDS encoding helix-turn-helix transcriptional regulator, producing MPALVAEVQAAGDAAGLPFIAAQADLGDPEPMSDEDGRPYAETTFRWTDPGHEYWRDRKLALHVPFLTAARLVAEPFFYTAGTLATWRPSGLLGGVDCSGVAKSFGGEAIVAPVHLPRGIVGAVVWCSREPIGVAQVFAGKAEHFQALALRLVATHNEARGRPRNAGVPQKLTRREVQCLRWAAAGKTDGEIGIILDLSHSTVRFHLRNAAEKLGATGRAQSIQLAAGLGYVGAGSS from the coding sequence ATGCCCGCACTCGTCGCCGAGGTTCAGGCGGCGGGCGATGCTGCCGGCCTGCCCTTCATCGCGGCGCAAGCCGATCTTGGCGATCCCGAACCCATGTCGGACGAGGATGGCCGGCCCTATGCCGAAACCACGTTCCGTTGGACTGATCCCGGCCACGAATACTGGCGCGACCGCAAGCTGGCGTTGCACGTGCCATTTCTCACCGCAGCGCGGCTGGTGGCCGAACCGTTCTTCTACACGGCGGGCACGCTGGCCACCTGGCGGCCAAGCGGACTGCTGGGCGGCGTGGATTGTTCGGGCGTGGCAAAGTCGTTCGGAGGCGAGGCCATTGTCGCGCCGGTCCACCTTCCGCGGGGCATCGTCGGCGCCGTCGTGTGGTGCTCGCGCGAGCCGATCGGTGTTGCGCAGGTCTTTGCTGGGAAGGCGGAGCATTTCCAGGCGCTCGCGCTACGTCTCGTTGCCACGCACAACGAAGCGCGAGGAAGACCGCGCAATGCCGGCGTTCCGCAAAAGCTGACCCGGCGCGAAGTGCAGTGCCTGCGTTGGGCGGCGGCGGGCAAGACAGATGGCGAGATCGGCATTATCCTTGATCTTTCGCATTCCACCGTCCGTTTCCATTTGCGCAATGCCGCCGAAAAGCTTGGCGCGACGGGGCGAGCGCAGTCGATCCAGCTGGCCGCCGGGCTCGGCTATGTCGGCGCCGGATCATCCTGA
- a CDS encoding acyl-CoA dehydrogenase family protein → MTDDPATAAFRAEVRAFLDAELTPDLREAAARATSVFIEPAVSLKWQAILHKRGWVAPDWPEAFGGPGWDDMQRYVFAAECAAAGAPSLAPMGLKMVAPVIMQYGTPQQQAFYLPRILSGEDYWCQGFSEPGAGSDLASLQLRAEADGADYVLNGSKIWTTHAHHANRMFCLARTSTEGKPQAGITFLLLDMESPGISVKPIRTLAGDHEFNQVFFDDVRVPQANRLGDENAGWTVAKHLLTFERGGKYAPPLIGRLEALRAREGLGPVLDARLVREAVSLRALQALEMKAMRGEGGSPALYASVLKVLGTEAMQRQDTLACEVEGLAAWALPDGQTCAALAVAVPRYLNDRAASIYAGSNEIQRDLIARAVLN, encoded by the coding sequence ATGACCGACGATCCCGCCACCGCTGCCTTCCGCGCCGAAGTCCGCGCCTTCCTCGATGCGGAACTGACCCCGGACCTGCGCGAGGCGGCGGCGCGCGCGACCAGCGTGTTCATCGAGCCCGCCGTGTCGCTGAAATGGCAGGCGATCCTCCACAAGCGGGGCTGGGTCGCGCCGGACTGGCCCGAGGCTTTCGGTGGTCCGGGCTGGGACGACATGCAGCGCTATGTCTTCGCGGCGGAATGCGCGGCGGCGGGCGCGCCTTCGCTGGCGCCGATGGGCCTGAAGATGGTCGCGCCGGTCATCATGCAATACGGGACGCCGCAACAGCAGGCCTTCTACCTCCCGCGCATCCTCTCGGGCGAGGATTACTGGTGCCAGGGCTTTTCGGAACCCGGTGCCGGGTCCGATCTTGCCTCGCTCCAGTTGCGGGCGGAAGCCGACGGGGCCGACTACGTCCTCAACGGCTCGAAGATCTGGACGACCCATGCCCACCATGCCAACCGCATGTTCTGCCTTGCTCGTACCTCCACCGAGGGCAAGCCGCAGGCCGGCATCACTTTCCTCCTGCTCGACATGGAGAGTCCCGGCATCAGCGTGAAGCCCATCCGTACGCTGGCGGGCGATCACGAATTCAACCAGGTTTTCTTCGACGATGTCCGCGTGCCGCAGGCCAACCGCCTTGGCGATGAGAACGCAGGCTGGACGGTCGCCAAGCATCTCCTCACCTTCGAACGCGGCGGCAAGTATGCGCCGCCGCTCATCGGCCGGCTCGAAGCCCTGCGCGCCCGCGAGGGGTTGGGGCCGGTTCTTGATGCGCGCCTTGTCCGCGAAGCGGTGTCGCTGCGCGCGCTACAGGCGCTGGAAATGAAGGCCATGCGCGGGGAGGGCGGGAGTCCGGCACTCTACGCCTCGGTCCTGAAAGTGCTGGGGACCGAGGCGATGCAGCGACAGGATACGCTCGCCTGCGAGGTCGAGGGTCTGGCCGCATGGGCATTACCCGATGGGCAGACCTGCGCCGCGCTCGCGGTCGCCGTGCCGCGCTATCTCAACGACCGGGCGGCCAGCATCTATGCCGGATCGAACGAGATCCAGCGCGACCTCATTGCCCGGGCCGTCCTGAACTGA
- a CDS encoding EAL domain-containing protein produces the protein MKPVDYDLLIAAVEGHLHNAALRQAAARAAPGSDGSADEREALLARLAASPAGEGVAVAKIDTQPELARRLAGKDADYLSRLVHRLAHRRGLAAFRLHSHAWALTGDDGTLTNTLAPMVDMQFRDRGALGIATARITLSVVTGRTSDMETPEVLVDRLMESARLLQRDGGGRMLALDGPDMSEIRLATSIRTELVTAIRQGQLHVCFQPKVDAESGAPVSAEVLVRWESPLLGHLSPATFIPVVERAGLLGHVTDWVLRQAAASQVALRNAGLPARLAVNIGASEFNDALPSRIARIFAEHSADESLLEVEVTETSVLTDPAEADLIVQALHARGIAVALDDFGTGYSSLAHLQACAVDTIKIDRSFVKRVAESGPDQKIVLGIISLARMLGMETVAEGVELESQRAWLTEHDCDTLQGYVISRPLRFEDYCALLEEWLGKASAGPA, from the coding sequence GTGAAGCCGGTCGACTACGACCTGCTGATCGCAGCCGTCGAAGGTCACCTCCACAATGCGGCGCTGCGCCAGGCGGCCGCGCGCGCGGCGCCCGGTTCGGACGGAAGTGCGGACGAACGGGAGGCGTTGCTGGCGCGCCTTGCCGCTTCGCCGGCGGGCGAGGGCGTCGCCGTGGCCAAGATCGACACCCAGCCCGAACTGGCCCGCCGCCTCGCCGGAAAGGACGCCGACTACCTGTCGAGACTCGTCCACCGACTGGCCCACAGGCGCGGGCTGGCCGCCTTCCGGCTGCATTCCCACGCGTGGGCCCTGACCGGTGACGATGGCACGCTCACGAACACGCTCGCGCCGATGGTGGACATGCAGTTTCGAGATCGCGGGGCTTTGGGAATCGCGACGGCGCGGATCACCCTGTCCGTGGTGACCGGGCGCACGTCCGATATGGAAACGCCGGAAGTCCTGGTCGACAGGCTGATGGAATCCGCGCGCCTCCTGCAGCGCGATGGCGGCGGCAGGATGCTGGCTCTGGACGGACCGGACATGTCGGAGATCCGTCTTGCCACCTCTATCCGCACCGAGCTGGTGACCGCGATCCGGCAGGGCCAGCTCCACGTCTGCTTCCAGCCCAAGGTCGACGCGGAAAGCGGCGCGCCCGTTTCCGCTGAAGTGCTGGTGCGGTGGGAAAGCCCGCTGCTGGGCCACCTTTCGCCAGCGACCTTCATCCCGGTGGTCGAACGCGCGGGCCTGCTCGGCCACGTCACCGACTGGGTCCTGCGGCAGGCGGCGGCAAGCCAGGTCGCGCTGCGCAATGCGGGACTACCGGCGCGGCTGGCGGTCAACATCGGCGCTTCGGAGTTCAACGACGCCCTGCCAAGCCGCATCGCGCGAATCTTCGCCGAACACAGCGCGGACGAAAGCCTGCTTGAAGTCGAAGTAACCGAAACCTCGGTTCTCACCGATCCTGCCGAGGCCGACCTCATCGTTCAGGCGCTCCACGCCCGCGGGATCGCGGTGGCGCTGGACGACTTCGGCACCGGGTACTCGTCGCTCGCCCACCTTCAGGCCTGCGCCGTGGACACCATCAAGATCGACCGCAGCTTCGTGAAGCGTGTGGCAGAATCCGGGCCGGACCAGAAGATCGTGCTGGGCATCATCAGCCTCGCGCGGATGCTCGGCATGGAGACGGTGGCCGAAGGCGTCGAGCTGGAATCGCAGCGAGCTTGGCTGACCGAGCACGACTGCGACACGCTACAGGGCTATGTCATCTCGCGCCCGCTGCGTTTCGAGGACTACTGCGCGTTGCTGGAGGAATGGCTCGGCAAGGCCAGCGCCGGTCCGGCCTAG
- a CDS encoding response regulator: MTFHAPERFRVLCIEDEPEILRDVADELADHGFRVDQASSAEAALPAIEREPPDLIVCDVQMPGMSGLELLEHLRARGDAISLVPFVFLTAFRIATASSTAAAPGPTTIW, from the coding sequence GTGACGTTCCATGCTCCCGAACGGTTCAGGGTGCTGTGCATCGAGGACGAACCCGAAATCCTGCGCGACGTTGCGGACGAGCTGGCCGACCACGGCTTTCGCGTCGACCAGGCATCGAGTGCCGAAGCGGCGCTGCCCGCGATCGAGCGCGAGCCGCCCGACCTCATCGTGTGCGACGTGCAGATGCCGGGGATGAGCGGGCTGGAACTGCTGGAGCATCTGCGCGCGCGCGGCGACGCGATATCGCTGGTGCCGTTCGTCTTCCTCACCGCCTTCAGGATCGCGACAGCATCATCAACGGCCGCCGCGCCGGGGCCGACGACTATCTGGTGA